A genome region from Calliopsis andreniformis isolate RMS-2024a chromosome 2, iyCalAndr_principal, whole genome shotgun sequence includes the following:
- the LOC143188373 gene encoding uncharacterized protein LOC143188373, producing the protein MTSYGVVSRSLRILFLIVSSVFSQIPWLVVLVASHCFGEKLSPDQKAPLFARGSGGLILNTPFEDNKARNQAISSPKSPNVQDEVQREETEMLKEVNGELVRTVKGSFAYKSPEGLPISVKYEADENGNRASFKFGTGQGSASGPSSRPSGPKGNGDRKGQGNQGSKDSYLPPKNADRSYLPPQ; encoded by the exons ATGACCTCCTACGGTGTCGTATCCCGATCGCTG AGAATTCTATTTCTGATCGTCTCGTCGGTCTTTTCCCAGATTCCCTGGCTGGTCGTTCTCGTAGCGAGTCATTGCTTCGGTGAAAAATTGTCACCCGATCAGAAAGCCCCTCTGTTTGCTCGTGGCTCAGGTGGACTAATTCTGAACACACCGTTCGAGGATAACAAAGCCAGAAATCAGGCGATCTCGAGTCCAAAGAGTCCCAACGTACAGGACGAGGTGCAGAGAGAGGAGACGGAGATGCTAAAAGAAGTTAACGGTGAACTAGTGCGAACCGTGAAGGGCAGCTTCGCTTACAAAAGTCCTGAGGGTCTTCCCATCTCGGTTAA ATACGAAGCCGACGAGAATGGGAACAGAGCCAGTTTCAAATTTGGTACTGGTCAAGGATCTGCTTCAGGCCCTTCCAGTCGTCCTTCAGGGCCGAAAGGTAATGGCGATCGCAAGGGTCAAGGCAACCAGGGATCGAAGGATAGCTACTTACCGCCGAAAAACGCTGATAGAAGCTACCTTCCGCCACAGTAG
- the LOC143188445 gene encoding uncharacterized protein LOC143188445 isoform X1 — MLTETEEQFIVSTSEKEEAEELNWREIQSVNGGKKTMLSYMLPTEDKPPPGDSNQASNYRASKSQRSPRERPPLTSASKHTVAVSSKSRADASRTMIVPTKIEEHGDHQHPRQQQDHHHHHGLLPSESSKPNGTVVKKSTLHTSKVTKDDSLYSINSEASTVGSDRKNKIFNGAKHTSLKRVSFGSSKGSMVETLVYETPVQEEPEISRFMDHNGRLPPLITSVPDTDEGREMVRVSLLGPQPSPTTPGVFQVQPIAISRTTQPIDMDTVSAELLTTHTEHTAPAYHTQISTDSGWDNPFRPDGDLSREADEIVELIKGGKPITPTPGQTAPPLPGCDTASNAQTTVDHDSSSSPLLKSSANSTNRHVNSSPKPGQENGNAHSTPMKSGTGNNQQPVNDKVVTASRAATVEVARMTAQGPGDASQVEHVTLKKKPKCKCCILQ; from the exons ATGTTAACGGAAACCGAGGAGCAGTTTATAGTGTCGACGAGCGAAAAAGAAGAAGCCGAGGAGCTGAACTGGCGAGAGATACAGTCG GTGAACGGAGGAAAGAAGACGATGCTGTCGTACATGTTGCCGACGGAAGACAAGCCGCCACCGGGAGACTCGAATCAGGCGAGCAACTATCGCGCTAGTAAGTCGCAGAGGAGTCCGAGGGAACGTCCTCCTCTGACGTCCGCCTCAAAGCACACAGTCGCCGTTTCCTCGAAGAGTCGCGCCGACGCGAGCAGAACAATGATCGTTCCTACGAAAATCGAGGAGCACGGTGACCACCAGCATCCCCGACAGCAGCAGGACCATCACCACCATCATGGCCTGCTGCCGAGCGAGAGCTCCAAGCCCAACGGCACTGTCGTCAAAAAGTCGACGCTGCACACGTCCAAGGTCACCAAGGACGACAGCTTGTACAGCATTAACAGCGAGGCCAGCACGGTCGGGAGCGACCGGAAGAACAAGATCTTCAACGGGGCGAAGCACACTAGTCTAAAGAG AGTTTCCTTTGGCTCGAGCAAAGGATCGATGGTAGAAACTCTGGTATACGAGACACCTGTGCAAGAGGAGCCAGAAATCAGTCGTTTCATGGATCACAATGGACGCTTACCTCCCCTAATTACATCTGTACCTGATACCGA CGAAGGTAGGGAAATGGTACGCGTGTCGTTGCtaggaccacaaccttcaccgaCAACGCCCGGCGTATTTCAGGTGCAGCCTATCGCGATATCGAGGACCACTCAGCCGATCGACATGGACACCGTATCAGCGGAACTCCTCACCACGCACACGGAACACACGGCTCCCGCTTATCACACGCAAATCAG CACGGACAGTGGCTGGGATAATCCCTTCAGACCGGATGGCGACCTCTCGAGGGAAGCCGATGAGATAGTGGAATTGATAAAAGGCGGGAAACCCATCACACCGACCCCTGGACAAACTGCCCCGCCGTTGCCAGGATGCGACACCGCCAGCAACGCACAGACCACCGTCGACCACGATTCCAGCTCCAGCCCCCTGCTCAAGTCCTCCGCCAACTCGACGAACCGACACGTGAATTCGTCGCCGAAGCCTGGCCAGGAGAACGGAAATGCCCATAGCACTCCAATGAAGTCTGGTACTGGAAACAATCAGCAACCTGTCAACGATAAG GTTGTCACAGCATCGAGAGCAGCGACTGTGGAAGTGGCTAGAATGACGGCGCAGGGGCCGGGCGACGCTTCGCAGGTCGAACACGTCACCCTGAAGAAGAAGCCTAAATGCAAATGTTGTATTCTGCAGTAA
- the LOC143188445 gene encoding uncharacterized protein LOC143188445 isoform X2, with protein MLSYMLPTEDKPPPGDSNQASNYRASKSQRSPRERPPLTSASKHTVAVSSKSRADASRTMIVPTKIEEHGDHQHPRQQQDHHHHHGLLPSESSKPNGTVVKKSTLHTSKVTKDDSLYSINSEASTVGSDRKNKIFNGAKHTSLKRVSFGSSKGSMVETLVYETPVQEEPEISRFMDHNGRLPPLITSVPDTDEGREMVRVSLLGPQPSPTTPGVFQVQPIAISRTTQPIDMDTVSAELLTTHTEHTAPAYHTQISTDSGWDNPFRPDGDLSREADEIVELIKGGKPITPTPGQTAPPLPGCDTASNAQTTVDHDSSSSPLLKSSANSTNRHVNSSPKPGQENGNAHSTPMKSGTGNNQQPVNDKVVTASRAATVEVARMTAQGPGDASQVEHVTLKKKPKCKCCILQ; from the exons ATGCTGTCGTACATGTTGCCGACGGAAGACAAGCCGCCACCGGGAGACTCGAATCAGGCGAGCAACTATCGCGCTAGTAAGTCGCAGAGGAGTCCGAGGGAACGTCCTCCTCTGACGTCCGCCTCAAAGCACACAGTCGCCGTTTCCTCGAAGAGTCGCGCCGACGCGAGCAGAACAATGATCGTTCCTACGAAAATCGAGGAGCACGGTGACCACCAGCATCCCCGACAGCAGCAGGACCATCACCACCATCATGGCCTGCTGCCGAGCGAGAGCTCCAAGCCCAACGGCACTGTCGTCAAAAAGTCGACGCTGCACACGTCCAAGGTCACCAAGGACGACAGCTTGTACAGCATTAACAGCGAGGCCAGCACGGTCGGGAGCGACCGGAAGAACAAGATCTTCAACGGGGCGAAGCACACTAGTCTAAAGAG AGTTTCCTTTGGCTCGAGCAAAGGATCGATGGTAGAAACTCTGGTATACGAGACACCTGTGCAAGAGGAGCCAGAAATCAGTCGTTTCATGGATCACAATGGACGCTTACCTCCCCTAATTACATCTGTACCTGATACCGA CGAAGGTAGGGAAATGGTACGCGTGTCGTTGCtaggaccacaaccttcaccgaCAACGCCCGGCGTATTTCAGGTGCAGCCTATCGCGATATCGAGGACCACTCAGCCGATCGACATGGACACCGTATCAGCGGAACTCCTCACCACGCACACGGAACACACGGCTCCCGCTTATCACACGCAAATCAG CACGGACAGTGGCTGGGATAATCCCTTCAGACCGGATGGCGACCTCTCGAGGGAAGCCGATGAGATAGTGGAATTGATAAAAGGCGGGAAACCCATCACACCGACCCCTGGACAAACTGCCCCGCCGTTGCCAGGATGCGACACCGCCAGCAACGCACAGACCACCGTCGACCACGATTCCAGCTCCAGCCCCCTGCTCAAGTCCTCCGCCAACTCGACGAACCGACACGTGAATTCGTCGCCGAAGCCTGGCCAGGAGAACGGAAATGCCCATAGCACTCCAATGAAGTCTGGTACTGGAAACAATCAGCAACCTGTCAACGATAAG GTTGTCACAGCATCGAGAGCAGCGACTGTGGAAGTGGCTAGAATGACGGCGCAGGGGCCGGGCGACGCTTCGCAGGTCGAACACGTCACCCTGAAGAAGAAGCCTAAATGCAAATGTTGTATTCTGCAGTAA